Below is a window of Bacteroidota bacterium DNA.
CTTTTTCTTTGGAAGCCACATAAGTTTGGCTGGCACCATCTAATCCTACTAAAATCGCTGTCAGATGTGGGGCACGCCTACCGGAATTTACAATCTGATTGGTTTCTTCACGTAATTTTTCTTTTACTTCCTTGGCAACTTTAACACCGTCAATTCTTATCATATTTTCATTGGAGTATGAATGGGCAAAGTTACAATAAGTAAGACAGATAATTGAATGACATTAACGTAATATATCTACAACATCAACAAACTTTATTTTTACAAAAAACCCAATCTACATTATCATTTATCAAGACTTAGAGATTATCCTGCTTCCATTATATTTGCCCAAAATAATTAATAAACAAGATGAACAAACTGAAATTATTAGCAATCATTGGAATGTCCTGTATGAGCATTGCTGCTTTTGCACAAGATATTAGTCTGACCAATCCCGTTACTGCCTCAACCAGGGATGTAATGACCCCTGACTTGTTGTGGAAACTTGGGCGGGTATCTGCAATGGGTATCAGCAAAGACAAAAAGTATTTAGTTTATAAAGTAAGCACTCCTTCTGTACAGAATAATAATTTCACTTCAAAATACTTCATCATTCCGGTGGAAGGCGGCAATGCAAGCGAAATTAGCGACCCTCTATCCTATTTAAATAATAAAAACATTTCTCCGGACGGCAAATATCAGCTATACACAATGGATGTCATGCTGCAACCGGTGCTGGGCAAGGATTTGTACACAAATTACCCTAATTCTGATGTCAAGGTATATAACAGTCTTGATTACAGGCATTGGAGTTCTTGGTTTGACGGGAAATATAGCCATGTATTTTTTAAAGAGTCCGGCAAACCTGACACAGAGGGTACAGATTTGTTGGAAGGTCAAAGATACTACTGTCCTCAACAACCTTTTGGCGGAGATAATGACTACATCTGGTCTCCCGACAGCAAAAAAATAATTTATGTGAGTAAAAAAAGTGAAGGCACTGCTTATGCCATCAGCACAAATACCGACATATATCAATATGATATTGCCACAAAAAACACCCTCAATCTGACAGACGGCATGAAAGGCTACGATACAGAGCCTGCATTTAACAAAAAAGGTGCCTTGGCTTGGTTGAGTATGGAGCGAGACGGATACGAAGCAGATAAAAACGATATACTTGTTTTAGAAAACGGAATCAAACTCAACCTTACTGCACAATGGGACGGAACAGTAGAACAGTTTGTATGGGCAGAGGATGACAAAACCTTGTTCTTTACAGCCGCTACCGGAGGAACCGTCCAACTTTTTGCAGTTGATTACCCCGGCAAAACTAAAAAGATGCCGGTTGTGGTTCAATTGTCAAATGGACAGTTTGACGTAAGCGGAATCATTGGACAGATAGGCAATAAACTCTTTGTAACACGTACAGACATGAATACAGCTGCGGAGATTTATAGTTTTGATTTAAAAACCAAGCAATTTCAAAAAATCACGTCTGTAAATGATCAAGCATATAGCCAAATAGAAAAATGTGAAGTCAAAAAACGGATAGTGAAAACTACTGACAACAAAGACATGACAGTATGGGTAATTTATCCTCCGGATTTTGATCCTAATAAAAAATACCCCACCCTACTTTACTGTCAAGGTGGACCGCAGTCTGCACTGAGTCAATTTTATTCGTTCAGATGGAATTTTCAATTAATGGCTTCACAAGGTTATATAGTGGTTGCACCCAATCGCAGAGGCATGCCCGGACATGGAGTCGAATGGAACGAAGCCATCAGCAAAGATTGGGGTGGTCAGGTAATGAAAGATTATCTTTCTGCTATTGACGATGTATCCAAAGAACCTTATGTGGACAAAGACAGACGCGGTGCAATTGGCGCAAGCTATGGCGGCTATTCGGTCTTTTATTTGGCGGGTATTCACCAAGGCAGGTTCAAATCCTTTATTTCACATGCAGGTGTGTTTGACACTAAAAGCATGTATGGAACCACAGAAGAAGTTTGGTTCCCAAACTTTGATGCCGGAGGTGCTTACTGGGAATATGACAATAAGGTAGCTCAAAAAACATACAACGAATTCAATCCGAGTAATTTTGTTCAAAACTGGAACACTCCTATTCTGATTATTCAAGGTGGAATAGATTTTAGAGTACCGATAGGACAAGGGCAAGAAGCATTTCAGGCAGCGCAGTTGCGTGGAATTAAAAGTAGATTTCTATATTTTCCTGAAGAAAACCATTGGATATTGTCACCCCAAAATGGAATGATATGGCAGAATGAATTCTTTAAATGGTTGAAAGAAACACTATAAAAAAAGCCTCTCGAATTTTCGGGAGGCTTTTTTTTAAGGGTGAATGATGGGACTTGAACCCACGACCCCCTGAACCACAATCAGGTGCTCTAACCAACTGAGCTACAATCACCGTGTTTTTGGGGTTGCAAATATAATCTTATACGCTCAATTTCAATAACCGATAAATTTATTTTTATTGCTTCTCTAACAATGTCGTTCACACCAATATCCGTGCGATATTAGGAATAGTGCCAATAAACGATTTGGCTGGTGCTGTCTGCGCCAAGAATGCACTAAACAAAGACTATGGCTGATGTCATAAGCATCAGCATATTTTCGGTTCAAATAACATTTAGAATACATAGGCTGTTGACA
It encodes the following:
- a CDS encoding S9 family peptidase, with product MKLLAIIGMSCMSIAAFAQDISLTNPVTASTRDVMTPDLLWKLGRVSAMGISKDKKYLVYKVSTPSVQNNNFTSKYFIIPVEGGNASEISDPLSYLNNKNISPDGKYQLYTMDVMLQPVLGKDLYTNYPNSDVKVYNSLDYRHWSSWFDGKYSHVFFKESGKPDTEGTDLLEGQRYYCPQQPFGGDNDYIWSPDSKKIIYVSKKSEGTAYAISTNTDIYQYDIATKNTLNLTDGMKGYDTEPAFNKKGALAWLSMERDGYEADKNDILVLENGIKLNLTAQWDGTVEQFVWAEDDKTLFFTAATGGTVQLFAVDYPGKTKKMPVVVQLSNGQFDVSGIIGQIGNKLFVTRTDMNTAAEIYSFDLKTKQFQKITSVNDQAYSQIEKCEVKKRIVKTTDNKDMTVWVIYPPDFDPNKKYPTLLYCQGGPQSALSQFYSFRWNFQLMASQGYIVVAPNRRGMPGHGVEWNEAISKDWGGQVMKDYLSAIDDVSKEPYVDKDRRGAIGASYGGYSVFYLAGIHQGRFKSFISHAGVFDTKSMYGTTEEVWFPNFDAGGAYWEYDNKVAQKTYNEFNPSNFVQNWNTPILIIQGGIDFRVPIGQGQEAFQAAQLRGIKSRFLYFPEENHWILSPQNGMIWQNEFFKWLKETL